The window TTTACCATCATGTGGTTTTATACGCAAGTGATTAAAAAAAAGAAACCAGAAGATACTATTATAGAAGTAGATGCGGAATAAGTATTGAGTAGATATAATGAATAAAAAAAATCTCCTCCCTTTTTAAAGGAGGAGATTGCATTTTAAATTTATGAGGTTTTAAAATGGCTTCGCATTTTATGTCAAACTCTCCGATTCCTAAAAGAATCACCACTCTTTAACTAAAGAGAGGAACAAGTACCAATGATAATAATCTTTCGACTTGTTTAAAATTACAAAGTATAACTCACCGAAAAGCTAAGATTTCTTCCAATATCATAAATACCATCTGGTTTTAATCTAGACAGATGGTTTATATATTTTTTATTGGTTAAATTAGTTCCTGTAATTTGAAACTGTAAAGCATTTTTAAACACATTAATTTCTCCACCAAATCCAGCACTTAATAAGCTGTATCCTCCAGTTTCTGTTTCAAAAACACTAGTGTTGTTTTGTTTTAAAGCAGTACTTAAAGTAATAAATGCATTCCCTTTTTCTAGGTGTTTTAGATTGTACTCGACACGTAATGTATTGTTTATTTTGTTTGCAGGAATTAATGGTAAATATGCACCACCATTTTGTTTTCCCGTAACGGTTTCAAAACTACTTTCTATATGTAACCAATCTAAAGGATGCGGATGAATATGAAAACCAAATTCTCCACCATAAAGTGCAGCATCCTCTTGAAGGTATAAATAAACAGGATCTTCATTAATACTTTCTCCGTTAGGAGATAAGTAGATATAGTCATTTACTACATTATAAAAACCATTAGCAAAAACTTCTAAATGATCTGTTTTATATTCTAAAGCTAAATCGGTTTGAAAGTTTTGTTCATTATTCAAATTTTCGTTTCCAATTTCAAAACGGTTGGTTCCTTCATGAGAACCATAAGAAGTAAGCTCTGCAAGGTTTGGAGCTCTAAATCCGGAAGCTACATTTAATCTAGCTACTATGTTTTTAGCAAGATTGGTTTTAAAACCTAAAGCACCATTAAAGCTATTAAAATTTTTGTTTAAAGCGTTTTCAACATTAACATTTCTAGTATCAAATCTAGCTCCTAATTGTACATCTATTTTTTCAAAATGAATATGCGAAGTAGCCAAAATACCAAAATCGTTAGTTGTTGCATTAGGGATTAATTCTTCTTCGCCATAATTCGTATTGGTTTGGTTCATACCTTGAACACCAACTATAGTTTCAAACTTGCCAATTTTTGGCATATGATATTTTACGTCATAATTAAAAGTTTTAAGTTTCATGTGTAATGCAGGATGTAAAACTTCTTCATGAGCATCTTCATCCTCATGATCGTCGTGGTCTTCCTCATGATCTTCTTCAAGTTCTTCGTGATGGTGTTCTTCTTCAAATTCTTTTCTGTCGTTGTACGTAAATCCGAGGTTTACATCTAAACTAGAATCTTTAAAAAACACTACAGTTTTAGAACTAAAAATATGATTTGTAATGTCTTGATAAGGTAATAACGGATAGTTTTTTAAACTTTGAATCCCTATTTCTTCCGGAATACCGAGCTTAGAAGCATTCAGATTATAACGCAATTCGGTTTTAAAGTTTACACCTTGATACCCTAAGCCTGCTTTTAAATCTTTTTCGTTAAAACGTGTATTGGTAACTCTATAGTCTTCGGTTTTATAATCGGCATGTTCTGCAAAACTTCCTCGAATTAAAAACTTAAACTTTTCACCAGAACTTTTATAGCCAAGATTAGTACTTAATCCTTCGGTATTAGTAAAATATTGCAAATTCACATTGGTTTCACTTTCATTTTCTTGAGCAAAACGTTCGGGATTTAAATATAAAACACCACCAAGTGCATCACTACCATAGAGTAGGGAAGCAGGACCTTTTATAACTTCTACACTTTCTATTCCTGCATCATTAACACCAAGACCATGTTCGCTACCAAATTGCTGATTTTCTAGTCGGATACCTTGTGTATACACTAAAACACGATTAGAACTTAATCCGCGAATTACAGGTTTTGAAATACCAATTCCCGTGGAAATACCTTCCACACCAGGGATATTGGTAATACCTTGCGCTAGATTAATGGCTCCTTTATTTTTTAAATCGGAAATTTTACGTTGTTCGACTTTCATTACGTTTTCACTTTGTAATTTGTGAAAAGGAGTAGAGACAATAACTTCTTCCATTTCAATTGCGGAAGATTGCAAACGAATCTCTAAATTTTCTGAAGAAGGAATAGTAATGGTTTGCGAAAAAGTTTCAAAACCAACATACGAAACTAATATTTTATAGTTTCCAGTAGGTAAGTTGTTTAATGTGAAATTACCATCATGATTTGTTGTTGTACCTTTTTCTAATTGCGGAAAGTAAATGTTTGCAAAAGCAATAGATTGATTGGTTTCGCTATCTAAAACAGTTCCGTTAATACTGTTTTGTGCGTATATGTTGGTTGCCAAAAAAAGCAACAATAGTTTTATAATTTGTTTCATTGTATAATTAATTTAATGGGTATGGTACTGAAGTGTTTTCAGCTCTAATACCAAATGCGTTTTAAAATAACAGATAGTAAATTGGAATTGTATTTTCTTTAGATGCCATAAAAAACAAAAGTATAACCTAAGTTACAGTTTTATTTTCATAAAAACAGAAAGGAAATAGAAACGAATTTAATCGACTATTTTGAAGTGTACTTGGTGTAACGTCATTAAACTAATTGTGGAGGACCACGTAACGCAAAGGATAGGCGTTGATATTCGGAAATAAATTGATATTGTGAAGTATGTAATTTGTGGTTATTTTCTATAGGAACGAAACGAACAGCTACGGTTTTAAAAACAAATGGTTTATTGATTTTAAATTTATAAAACTCACAGTCTACATCTAAGGTGTGTAAGTGTGTTTGACTTAAATTATCTGTACAAAAATCGTGTGTATGATTTTCAAAAACATGACCAAGCTTCACTATACTAGGTATAAGTATAGTAACTATAAGGAGTATAGTTACAAATTTAAAGACGCTATGTTCTTGAATGGATTTCATGTTTTATAAAAATCGACCTAAGCCGAATCGTCTAATCATCTTTTTTTCAAATTCCCAAAAGAATTTATGTTGACCAAATAGCCAACCAAATGCTACGAGTAGTATTTGATAGAAAATTAGGCCAATGATAATAAAAAGGATCCAATAAACAATTATGTTTAAGTTTTCTTTAGTAATTCCAATCCATTTCATGAGTGGTCTTCCCACAAATAATGACGAAGAGCCTGTTAATGCAAAGACAATGAATATAGCAATCATTTCCCAGCGATAGGTTACTTTCCATCGTTTTTCTACTTTGGTAAAAAGAAATAGGAAAAAGCGTACTAGTGCATAAGAAATAATAATAGTTAATACTATTTGAATACTAAAATGAAGTTCGTTAGCAAACCTATTAGAAAGCCTATAAGCAGAATAAAACGTTACTAATAAACCAAGAATAGGAAATAGTAATTGCCAATTTTTTTGAATTTCCCAACGTAGTTTAAATTTTTCCATCAAATTTTATTTCGATGCAAAAATACAGAACAGTGTTTAATTTCTAGGAATAAAACCAGTTAATTGTTGTTTATATTTTAATTGAAAGTATATAAAATAGTTATATAGTTTATAATTAACGTCATAACCGTAATCTGTACCATAGTCATAATTTATTTGCATATCGTAAAGATTAGGATCAAACTGACTAGGATTGAGTACCCGAGTGTTCCATGCACTTACAAATAGTCTGTTTTTGTTTTCTAAATAACTTTGGGTATAAAATCCTTCAGGTTTTGCTCTAGTTACAAACCAAGTACTAAAGCCTGGTTCAATAATTATTATTTGGTATTCTAGTTCTTCATTTACAATACTTATGGTGTCATTGGGTATACTAGGTTTTGTTTCTTCAACCATCGTATTCTTTTTAGTTGAATTACAAGCTACTAATAATACACATACAAGTATTGCGTAAAGAAAGGATTTCATTTTAAAATGTGTTAGCTATTAAAAATACAAAAAATGCCAAACAAAGGTTTGGCATTTAAGTTAAAATATGTGGAAGTTACATTATTTACCTCCAAAAAGTCCACCAAGTAAACCACCAAGTCCACCAGATCCTTTTGTTGCTTGACCTAGTACCATTCCAGCTACATCATCAATAATACTACCATCACCATCACTATCTAACATTTTCTCAAGAAAAGTTTGTTCTTGTGTTACACCACCAGCACTACTAGCACCACCAAGTAATCCTCCTAAAAGGTCACCAATACCATTGGAAGAACTAACGTTTTGTTGCGAAGCTTGTTTACCAATAACTCCCATTAAAATTGGAGCAGCTACTTTTAAAATATTAGCAACAGAACCCATGTCTAAACCAGATTTCTCTCCTAATACTTTTTCAACGTTTTGTCTTTTATCACCTAAAACGTGTCCTAAAATTTTATCACCATCATTGGTTACTTCGTCATTAACTCCACCACCAAATAAACCTCCAAGGTTATCTAAAATACTTCCATTATGTTTACCATTTATAGCTCCCATTATGCCTTCAGCACCTTCTGGTGTTGCGGCATTACGTTCCATTGCTTTCATTAATACTGGTAAAGCCATAGTTAATAAACCAGCTGTTTTATTGCTATCATTACCAGTAGATCCAGCTACACCGTTTATAATTGTCTTACCTAAATCACTACCTAATAAATCTAAAATTCCTGCCATTTGTTTGTTATATGTTTAATAATTAATATGTTATCGCATTTGCATAATGCCTACCACAATTTACAAAAAAAAAGCCTTAACGTTTTTGTTAAGACTTTTTTTTAATAAAACATGTTAAATCATCGACAAACGGTTAGTTTTTATCGTTAATAAGTATGTTTTTAATTTGTTCTGCTAGTTCAGTACCAATTCTGTCTTGTGCTTCGTTAGTTGCAGCTCCAATATGAGGGGTAAGAGAAACTCTTCCGTTCATTAAAACTTTAACTGCTGGAGTAGGTTCATTTTCAAAAGTATCCAAACCTGCAAAAGCAACTTTTCCAGATTCTAAAGCATCTACTAAAGCAACTTCATCAATAACACCACCTCTTGCAGCATTAACAATACCAACACCATCTTTCATTAAGTCAAATTGTGCTTTACCTATAACATAGTCTTTTTGTGCAGGAACGTGTAACGAAATAAAATCTGCTTGTTTTAAAACATCTTCTAGAGGTTGTGTTGCGATATCGAATTTAACAGATTGTCCATCAAAAAAGTCAAGAGTAATTTCTGCATTTTCAATAAACATGTCTGCAGCTATCACTTTCATACCTACACCCAACGCTATTTTTGCTACTTCACGACCAATACGTCCGAAACCAATAATACCAATTGTTTTTCCACGTAACTCAATTCCTTTTGCGTAGTTTTTCTTTAATGCTTTAAATTTAGAATCTCCATCTAAAGGCATATTTCTATTCGAGTCATGTAAAAAACGAACACCTCCATATAAATGCGCAAAAACTAATTCTGCTACAGATTGTGAAGATGCAGCAGGCGTATTAATTACGTTTAGACCTTTACTACGTGCATATTCTACATCAATATTATCCATACCAACACCACCACGACCAATAATTTTTAGGCTAGGGCAAGCATCAATTAAATCTTGACGTACCGTTGTTGCACTTCTAACTAATAGTGTGCTTATTTCATTTGTGTTTATGTAGTTTATTAGTTGTTCTTGTGCTACTGTTGTAGTTGAAACTTCAAAACCTGCTTCTTCTAAAGCTTTAACTCCGCTTTGAGAAATTCCGTCATTTGCTAATACTTTCATTTTTTATGTATTATGTTTAAAGTAGAAAGTTAAATGTTGTTTGAACGATTTATACTTCCGCTTTAAATTAAAATTAATTTATGCTTTTGTTTCTAATTCACTCATTACTTCTACAAGTGCTTTTACACTATCTAAAGGTAATGCATTGTACATGGAAGCTCTATAACCACCAACACTTCTATGCCCATTTAAACCACTAATTCCTGCTTCTTTAAGCATGGTTTCAAAAGTTTCTTTTAGATCTTCATTAGCAAGGGTAAAGGTTGCATTCATGTTAGAACGGTCTTCTTTATTTGCATATCCTTTAAATAATGGGTTTAAATCTATTTCAGAATACATGACACGAGCTTTCATTTCGTTAACTTCTTCAATAGCTTTAATTCCACCAAGATTTTTTAACCATTCTAAGGTTAACATAGATGTATATACTGCAAAAACAGGAGGTGTATTAAACATACTGCTTTTACTAATATGTACTTTATAATCCATCATAGACGGAATTTTACGAGATACCTTTCCTAAAACATCTTCTTTCACTATTACTAGTGTAGTTCCTGCTGGTCCCATATTTTTTTGAGCTCCTGCATATATTAAATCGAATTTAGTAAAGTCTAAAGTTCTTGAAAATATATCACTACTCATATCACAAACCACAGGAATAGGAGAGTTTGGGAAAGCTTTCATTTGTGTACCAAAAATGGTGTTATTGGAAGTACAATGGAAGTAATCGTGATCACTAGGAATATCATATCCTTTAGGAATATAATTATAACCAGCGTCTTTAGAAGAAGCTACTTCTAAAATATCATCATATATTTTGGCTTCTTTTACTGCCTTATCACTCCAAGTTCCAGTATTTAAATAAGCTGCTCTTTTTTCTAAAAGATTTAGTGCAACCATTAAAAATTGTGAGCTCGCTCCACCTTGTAAAAATAAAGCTTTGTAGCCTTTGCCTTCTAAACCAAGAAGTTCTAAAGCCAACGATCTTGCTTTTTCCATAACATCTACAAAAGATTTACTTCTGTGTGATATTTCTAATAAGGATAAGCCATCATTGTTGAAATCCATTACAGCTTCTGAAGCTTTTAATAATACTTCTTGTGGAAGAATACTTGGTCCTGCACTAAAATTATGTTTTTTCATCGAAAAATTTATTTTGCATTTCCGAAAACCGGAAATCTTTATTTTTAAAACAGTTACAAAGGTGCTAATTTTTGAATGGAATTATGTTATTAAAATGATAATTTATCCACTAAATTTTTAACAAAAATGCAATTGTGTCTTCCCCATCTGCATAATCGGAAAGTTCTGGTTGTTGGGTTTTACCAAATACTATTTCGTTTTCGTTAAAGCCATTAGATACAATACATTGAATGTTGTTTAGGTTAGTGTCTATATACGTTTTAAGTGCTTCCGTACTATCGTAATATTCATAAAAAACGGTTGCAATTGGCGAAGCGAAACTAGTGTCTTCTTTGATCATTAAAAAGCCATTTTCTAACATATCAAATTCGCTCATTAAATATACCGCTTTATTATAGTCGTAGTTATTTGCGTATTTGCTTTCGTTTATGATCGCATTCCAAGGGTACATTGCCTTAAAAAAGGGCTGAAAATCGTAATCTTTTGGTACAAATAGCTTCGATACGTTTCTGCATCCTAAACCGTAGTATCTAAAAATATCTTCCGATAAAGCCATTAGCTCTTCTTCGGTTTCGTTTCCTGTTAAAATGGCAACAGAGTTTCTATTCTTTCTTATAATAGAAGGTTTATTCTTAAAATAGTATTCAAAATAGCGTGCAGTATTATCACTTCCTGTTGCAATAACCGCATCAAAATTTTCTAGTTTTTGATCGGTTAACGTTATTTTTCCCTTAAAAGCAGGTTCCACATGTTCTAAATATTTTGCTATAAAAGGAAGTAGGTGTTTGTCGTTACTAGATTGTTTTACTAGCACTTCATGTCCGGAAATTAAAACAGATAGAAAATCATGAAAACCAACTAACGGAATGTTTCCCGCCATAATAATAGCAACTTTTTGTGTATTTACTTTGTTGAAGTCATACGTTTCTAACCAAGTTGATAAATTTTTAGTTGTTAAAGCATTAGACCAACTATTAAAAGTAAAGACTAGGTTTTTTTTAGTAAACCATCCGTTATGTTCTTGTGCTAGTTTTATTTGGTGTTTAAATCCTTCAAAAAATAGTTCATTGTGTTCTACATTATCTTTTTTCTGAAAGTTTTCAGAAGTAAATTGGCTTAAAAAGTCTCCTAATTTTGCAAAAGCGTTAATTCTTTGGTCTAAATTCATCTTGTATTTGGTTATGAATACTTTTGGCGTTATTTTTGCGCAAAGTTAGAAAAATGAAATGAACGAAATTTTTTTAAACCTATTTTTTTAAAAGGATTAAATTAAATTTCAAATAATTCTTAATTTTATAGAATTTTCATCGTTTTTAAAAACTATTAAATTAAATTGAAAATTACGCTATGGCAATTATAATAACAGACGAATGTATCAATTGTGGTGCTTGTGAACCAGAATGTCCAAATACAGCAATTTATGAAGGTGCAGACGATTGGAGATACAAAGATGGAACGAGTTTAGATGGTAAATTAGTTTTACCTAACGGAAAATCTGTAGATGCAGACGAAGCACAAGAACCTATAAGTGATGAGATTTACTACATTGTACCAGATAAATGTACCGAATGTGTAGGTTTTCATGAAGAGCCACAATGTGCTGCAGTATGTCCTGTAGATTGTTGTGTACCGGATGATGATCACGTAGAAACCAAAGAAGTACTTTTAGGAAAGCAAAAATTTATGCATCCAGAAGATTAAATATTACATATAATTTTAATAAAAAAAACCGTGCAATTGCTCGGTTTTTTTTGTTTTGTATTTTAATACTTTAGAAATTAAACCCTAATCTTGTAAAAATATATCTACCATCAGAACCCATTTGAACAGAATCTGCTAATCCTCCTTGGTCTGTCCAGCCATCAAATTGAGAAGTTGGATATTCATTAAATAAGTTATTTGCTCCTAAAGTTAAACTCAGGCTTTCTGTAAACTTATATCCTAAACTTAAGTCTACTATATTTCTTGCTTCATAGGTATCTGTTGCAACTAGTTTTAAAGCATCCGCTTCTGCAAAAGTTACAGGAGGAGAATCTACCCATTGAAAATCTTGAAGTTGTACTTCACTAAAACGAGTAATAGATACTAAGGCATTGAATTTAGATTTAGTATAACCAAGATTTAAGCCAAATTTATAATCTGGAGCAGCAGCTTGCAAATATGCTTGAGAAAAAGGACCGAAAAATCTTAATTCTGCTTCTTCATCTGTCATGCTACTTCCTTCAAATTCTGGAGTATTAATGTTTTTAATTTTTAACTTATTAATGTTTCCTATAACCCCTATATTTACTTTACTATCCTTTCCAAAAGACATTTCATAACCTAAAACAATATCTAATCCTGTTGTTTGTGTGTCTACACCATTTGCAAAAAACTGTGCAGCATCTACATTAAGAGGGCCTAAAATGGCTTGATCTGTAAAATTATCTGTTAATATAATCCTGTCGTCTACATTAATTAAATAACCATCTATAGTTGCAGAGAATCCGCTTTTCTTAAAGGTAAAACCTAAGCTTCCGTTAAATGCTTTTTCTTCTTTTAATGCTTCAATACCAAATGCTTTAGTTACTGTACTGTTGTTTGCAGATAATAAAGAAGGAACAGATTCACCAGCTACAATATTATTAAAAATAAGGTTGTAATATAATTGCGCTAAAGAAGGCGCTCTAAAACCGGTAGATACAGAACCTCTTATTGCTAATGCATCGTCTAGTAATTTATATCTACTTGCTATTTTAAAGTTGAAAGTGTTTCCAAAGTCACTATAGTTTTCAAAACGTAAAGCACCTCCAATTAAAAAATCATCGCTAATATTGATTTCAGAATCAAAATAAATACCATAATTGGTTCTACTTCTATCTATTTCATTAGCTGGGCTATACCCCGGAAAACCTTGAGAACCTCCTGGTCCGGCAGGTAATAAATCTTCATTTGGATTCGTTATCGGTTCATCATCTCCATCTAAAACTGGATCTCCATTTTCATCTCTAACAATATCATCATAAGGATTATTGACAGCACCTGAACCATCATAAACAGAATAAGAAGCTAATTCTCCTGCAAAAATACCGAAGTTTTCGGTTCTATATTCTATACCAAATGCAATGCTTAATCCAGAAGCTACATCTTCAAAATACTTATTAAAATCTATTCCAGTTGTATTTTGAGAAAGATAATGTCCACCAGCATCAAAATCTGTAGGAGAACCATCTTGCATAGAAGCATTATTACTATCTTTTACATAATAATGGAAGTTGTTTTTACCATAGGTATTATTAAAGTCTAAATGCCATCCGTTACTCATTTCATGTCTTACACCAGCGGAAACAGAAACATCCGTAATATTAGATGTTATTCTAGGTGTAAATCCGTTTGGATATAAACTTAAGACAGTTCTATCATCTCCTTCACCATCACGAGAAAAAGCATAAGCATTGGTATCTCTAAAGTTACGACCACCAAAAGCATAAATTTCAGTTTTATCCCCTACAGGAATTGCCGCATTTACCATAAAATTAAATCCGTCTACACCAGCACTACCATATCCTTTTCTCCAAGAAAAACCAGGACGAAGTGTGTTGTCTTTCGATAATAATTCTGTGGTAAAGTTTACAAAACCTCCATTATCACCTAAGGATACCCCATAGTTTAAATCGATTTTAACAGTTTCGCCATCATACTTTCTGTCTTTTCCATCTAATCTGTTTTCTCCTTCTACATTGTATAAGGTTTCTCCAGATTTTTCTTCCCAACCATCTCCAACGGCTGTGCTATAAGCACCATAAGTAATACCTCCAGAAACACCATCTGTATTATCTTTAAGTACAATATTAATTACACCAGCAATGGCATCGGATCCGTATTGCGCAGAAGCACCATCTCTTAAAACTTCTATTCTTTTAATTGCAGAAGCAGGAATAGCATTTAAATCGGTACCAGAATTTCCACGACCTCTTGTTCCAAAGACATTTACCAAAGAAGATTGGTGTCTTCGTTTTCCATTAATTAAAACCAGTGTTTGATCTGGGCCTAAACCTCTTAAAGAGGCAGGAACCACATGATCGGCACCATCAGATCCCGATTGTTTACTGGCATTAAAGGAAGGTGCCGCATATTGAAGTATTTCATTAACTTCGACTTTTCCTGTTGTAGATGCAATTCCAGCAACATCAAGAACGTCTACAGGAACAGCGGTGTCTAAAGCGGTTCTTTTAGGGCTACGAGATCCTACAATAATCACTTCATCTAGACCTACGCCTTCAGACATGGTAACATGAATAGAAGATTGTCCGTTTACCTCTAATTCTTGAGAGTCATAGCCAACATAGCTAAAAATAAGTGTCGCATTTTCACTTACTTCAATACTGTAATTTCCATCAAAATCGGTGGTAACACCATTAGAAGTATTTTTTTCAATAATATTAACATTGGGTAAAGGCAAGCCTTCTGCATCTGTAATATTACCTGTTACGGTTTGTCCTATAGCAAAACTGATGCTAAAAAGGGATAGCATAAATAAAAATAAGTGTTTCATTTGTTCTATTTTTTTTGATTAGTTATTTTAAAGATATGGAAATTAAACATTTAAGTGATGTTTTGTTTTTAAGTTATTAACTTATTTATTAAAAATTAATCAATACTGAGAAGTATAATTTATATTTGCAATCGCTAATAAAAATTAGTTTCTGGAAAGGTGCATTCCTTTAGCAGGAAAAAGAAGTTTAATTTAAAGATTTCCGCATTCGCGGAAAAACAAATATGAAAGCAGGAATTGTAGGATTACCAAACGTAGGAAAGTCAACTTTATTTAATTGTTTATCTAATGCTAAAGCACAAAGTGCAAACTTTCCGTTTTGTACTATTGAACCTAATATTGGGATTGTAAATGTACCAGATCCTAGGTTAGAAAAATTAGAAGAACTAGTAAATCCAGTTCGTGTACAACCAGCAACTGTAGAGATTGTAGATATTGCAGGTTTAGTAAAAGGAGCAAGTAAAGGAGAAGGTTTAGGAAATCAATTCCTTGCAAATATTAGAGAAACCGACGCTATTTTACATGTGTTACGTTGTTTTGATAATGATAATATTATTCATGTGGATGGTAATATAAATCCGATTAGAGATAAGGAAACTATCGATATGGAACTGCAGTTAAAAGATTTAGAAACTGTAGATAAAAAATTAGATAAAGTAAAAAGAGCTGCAAAAACAGGAAATAAAGAAGCGCAAAAAGAAGAAGCTGTTTTATTAAAAATAAAAGAAAACTTAGAGGCTGGTGTTTCGGTAAGAGCTTTAGAATTTAGCGATGAAGATTACTTAGAATTTGTAAAGCCTAGTCAG is drawn from Lacinutrix sp. WUR7 and contains these coding sequences:
- a CDS encoding TonB-dependent receptor; translated protein: MKHLFLFMLSLFSISFAIGQTVTGNITDAEGLPLPNVNIIEKNTSNGVTTDFDGNYSIEVSENATLIFSYVGYDSQELEVNGQSSIHVTMSEGVGLDEVIIVGSRSPKRTALDTAVPVDVLDVAGIASTTGKVEVNEILQYAAPSFNASKQSGSDGADHVVPASLRGLGPDQTLVLINGKRRHQSSLVNVFGTRGRGNSGTDLNAIPASAIKRIEVLRDGASAQYGSDAIAGVINIVLKDNTDGVSGGITYGAYSTAVGDGWEEKSGETLYNVEGENRLDGKDRKYDGETVKIDLNYGVSLGDNGGFVNFTTELLSKDNTLRPGFSWRKGYGSAGVDGFNFMVNAAIPVGDKTEIYAFGGRNFRDTNAYAFSRDGEGDDRTVLSLYPNGFTPRITSNITDVSVSAGVRHEMSNGWHLDFNNTYGKNNFHYYVKDSNNASMQDGSPTDFDAGGHYLSQNTTGIDFNKYFEDVASGLSIAFGIEYRTENFGIFAGELASYSVYDGSGAVNNPYDDIVRDENGDPVLDGDDEPITNPNEDLLPAGPGGSQGFPGYSPANEIDRSRTNYGIYFDSEINISDDFLIGGALRFENYSDFGNTFNFKIASRYKLLDDALAIRGSVSTGFRAPSLAQLYYNLIFNNIVAGESVPSLLSANNSTVTKAFGIEALKEEKAFNGSLGFTFKKSGFSATIDGYLINVDDRIILTDNFTDQAILGPLNVDAAQFFANGVDTQTTGLDIVLGYEMSFGKDSKVNIGVIGNINKLKIKNINTPEFEGSSMTDEEAELRFFGPFSQAYLQAAAPDYKFGLNLGYTKSKFNALVSITRFSEVQLQDFQWVDSPPVTFAEADALKLVATDTYEARNIVDLSLGYKFTESLSLTLGANNLFNEYPTSQFDGWTDQGGLADSVQMGSDGRYIFTRLGFNF
- the ychF gene encoding redox-regulated ATPase YchF, whose protein sequence is MKAGIVGLPNVGKSTLFNCLSNAKAQSANFPFCTIEPNIGIVNVPDPRLEKLEELVNPVRVQPATVEIVDIAGLVKGASKGEGLGNQFLANIRETDAILHVLRCFDNDNIIHVDGNINPIRDKETIDMELQLKDLETVDKKLDKVKRAAKTGNKEAQKEEAVLLKIKENLEAGVSVRALEFSDEDYLEFVKPSQFITDKPVMYVCNVDEGSAVSGNAYVELVREAVKDENAEVLVLAVGTEADINELDDYEERQMFLQDIGLEEAGAAKLIRSAYKLLKQQTYFTAGVKEVRAWTVNVGATGPQAAGVIHTDFEKGFIRAEVIAYEDFVTYGSEAKVKEAGKMRVEGKNYVVKDGDVMHFLFNV